A DNA window from Pyrus communis chromosome 3, drPyrComm1.1, whole genome shotgun sequence contains the following coding sequences:
- the LOC137728930 gene encoding DNA-directed RNA polymerases IV and V subunit 4-like, giving the protein MSEKGGKGFSLPKSSLKSTPPTTKDGKDDSSTKSKKGRRVQFDSEGSREPKSHFSSKFDSRSAASGKADWGKGGKGDTIGNGRKKEPQPLELKIEQELPKSAKCMMDCEAADILQGIQEQMVMLSKDPTIKIPVSFDKGLQYANSSSRYIHPQSARHILETLKKYGVKDGEICVIANVCPETTDEVFALVPSLKAKRSTLSQPLKDVLSELTRFKKAT; this is encoded by the exons ATGTCGGAGAAAGGAGGAAAGGGGTTTTCTTTGCCTAAATCTTCGCTGAAATCTACCCCTCCTACCACAAAGGATG GTAAGGATGATAGCTCAACAAAGTCCAAGAAGGGAAGACGAGTTCAGTTCGATTCTGAAG gttCCCGGGAACCCAAATCACACTTTTCGTCAAAATTTGATAGCCGATCTGCTGCTTCAGGGAAAG CTGATTGGGGCAAAGGGGGGAAAGGAGACACCATcggaaatggtagaaagaaagaACCACAGCCACTGGAGCTCAAAATTGAGCAGG AACTTCCAAAGAGTGCCAAATGTATGATGGATTGTGAGGCTGCCGATATATTACAAGGCATCCAGGAGCAGATGGTCATGTTGTCAAAAGATCCTACTATTAAAATCCCTGT ATCATTCGACAAGGGACTGCAGTACGCAAACAGCTCCAGCCGTTATATTCATCCCCAGTCTGCGAGACACATTCTTGA GACACTAAAAAAATATGGTGTCAAAGATGGCGAG ATATGTGTGATTGCCAATGTTTGTCCAGAAACCACAGATGAAGTTTTTGCTTTAGTACCATCCTTGAAG GCTAAAAGAAGCACGCTCAGCCAACCACTCAAAGATGTTTTAAGTGAGCTGACGAGGTTTAAAAAGGCAACATAA
- the LOC137728989 gene encoding uncharacterized protein At4g26485-like, which produces MGKKEEDYKEQREADVETEEEEEDEEESDSEEKWRKHYSSGQRILLVGEGDFSFSLSLATRFGSARNMVATSLDSQEKIAGKYSNAIENVRKLEERGCIVIYGVDAQLMSQHFFLATQRFDRIVYNFPHVGFLFREDSFCQIQLNKRLVKGFFKNAKLLLRKEGGGEIHITHKEGHPYNEWDLVRKAHKIGLQIDRSVPFCMDDYPGYHNKRGHGIHSDAPFHLGDCTTYMFKIRLP; this is translated from the exons ATgggaaaaaaggaagaagattaCAAGGAACAGAGGGAAGCAGACGTagaaacagaagaagaagaagaagacgaagaagaatcGGATTCAGAAGAGAAATGGAGAAAGCACTATTCGTCTGGGCAGAGGATATTGCTGGTGGGCGAAGGAGActtctccttctctctttctttggccACTCGCTTTGGATCTGCCCGCAACATGGTTGCCACTTCTCTCGATTCCCAGG AGAAGATCGCTGGTAAGTACAGCAACGCCATAGAGAATGTAAGGAAGCTTGAAGAAAGGGGATGCATCGTGATTTACGGAGTGGACGCCCAGCTTATGAGCCAACACTTCTTCCTCGCCACTCAGAGGTTTGACCGCATCGTCTACAACTTCCCTCATGTTGGCTTTCTCTTCCGCGAGGATAGCTTCTGTCAGATCCA GTTGAACAAGAGATTGGTGAAGGGTTTCTTCAAAAATGCCAAATTACTCCTGAGAAAAGAGGGTGGAGGAGAGATTCACATAACCCACAAAGAGGGTCATCCTTACAACGAATGGGATTTGGTCAGGAAGGCACACAAGATTGGCCTGCAAATCGATCGATCTGTGCCCTTCTGCATGGACGACTATCCCGGCTACCACAACAAGAGAGGCCACGGCATCCATTCCGACGCCCCCTTCCACCTTGGCGATTGCACTACTTACATGTTCAAAATCAGGCTGCCTTGA